From the Prosthecobacter sp. SYSU 5D2 genome, the window GACGGTGGCGGAGGCCACGGACGTGAAGATCGAGTTTGTGAGCGTGGACGGCACAAGCAAGGTGCTGAAGGAATCCACTCCGCTGAAGGCGGGGGAGATCCTGGACGGGACGTTCATGAGCAAGGCGGCGCTGGTGGATTTCCTGGCGGACCAGATCGCGGAGGCGAAGAAGGACGGCGTGCTGTTTTCCCTACACATGAAGGCGACGATGATGAAGGTGAGCGACCCGATCATCTTTGGCCGTGCGGTGGAGGTGTTCTTCCAGGACCTCATCGCCAAACATGCGGCGACGCTGCAGGAGCTGGGCGTGGATTTCCGCAACGGCTTTGGCGATCTGGTGGGCAAGCTGGACCGGCTGCCTGCGGAGAAGAAGGCGGAGATCGAGGCGGACATCGCCGCTGCGTATGCCAGCGGGCCGGCGCTCTCCATGGTGAACTCTGACAAGGGCATCACGAACCTGCACGTGCCGAGCGATGTGATCGTGGATGCCTCCATGCCCGCGATGATCCGCGCAGGCGGCAAGGTGTGGGATGCGCAGGGCCGCACGGGGGATACGCTGGCGGTGATCCCGGACAGCTCGTATGCAGGAGTATACCAGGCGGTGATTGATTTCTGCAAAGCAAACGGTGCGCTGGATCCGAAGACGATGGGCTCCGTGCCGAACGTGGGCCTGATGGCGCAGGCGGCGGAGGAATACGGCTCGCATAACAAGACGTTTGAAATTCCAGGCAAGGGCACGGTGAAGGTGACGGACAAGGACGGCAAGGTGCTGTTCTCCCACGAAGTGGAGCAGGGCGACATCTGGCGTGCCTGCCAGACAAAGGATGCGCCGGTGCAGGACTGGGTGAAGCTGGCCGTGAACCGCGCACGTGCGACGGGCTCCCCGGCTGTCTTCTGGCTGGACAAGGCCCGCGCTCATGATGCGCAGATCATTGCCAAGGTGGAAACGTATCTGAAGGACCACGACACCACCGGCCTGGACATCCGTATTCTGGCCCCGGCGGAGGCTTGTACCTTCAGCCTGGAGCGCATCGTGAAGGGTGAGGACACCATTTCGGTGACGGGCAATGTGCTGCGTGACTACCTGACGGATCTTTTCCCAATCCTGGAAGTGGGCACCAGCGCGAAGATGCTGTCCATCGTGCCACTGATGAACGGCGGCGGCCTGTTTGAAACGGGTGCGGGCGGATCGGCTCCGAAGCATGTGCAGCAGTTCACTGAGGAGAACTATCTGCGCTGGGATTCCCTGGGCGAGTTCTTTGCCCTCGCGGCCTCCTTTGAGCATCTGGCGGAAACGTTCAAGCTGGCCAAGGCCAAGGTGCTGGCGGACACGCTGGACACGGCCACTGGCAAGTTCCTGGAATTTGACCGCTCCCCTGGCCGCAAGCTGGGCACCATTGACAACCGGGGCAGCCATTTCTACCTGGCCCTCTACTGGGCCCAGGCCCTGGCAGAGCAGACCGGCGATACGGAACTGCAGGCCCAGTTTAAACCCATCGCGGAAGAGCTGACGGCGAACGAGGACAAGATCGTCCAGGAGCTGCTGGCCGTGCAAGGCAAGGCGGTGGATATCGGCGGCTACTACAAACCCTGCGATGAAAAAGCCAGCGAGGCGCTGCGGCCGAGCGCGACGCTGAATGAGATTTTGGCGAAGGTGTAACCCGAGGACCCTCCAATGACATGCACATCAAGTCCGTTAAGATTCAAAACATCCGGTCTTTCCCGTCTTTAGACAGGGAACTTCAGGGTTCGAAGCTCAGCGGCTGGCATGTCATCATTGGTGACAATGGCGCAGGAAAGTCCACTTTCCTGCGCAGCATTGCTTTGGCTCTATGTGGGACCTAGGAAATCCAAGGACTGTGGGAAAGATGGGAGTGCTGGACAAGGATTGGAGCGTAAAAAGTCCAAATCTAAAATTGTCCTCGAATTAACCGATTCAGAGGATTGGGACAACTGGGCTGGAGGAGGCAGGAAGGCAGAAAACTACTTTCCAGACTGTGGGATTGAGTTCAGGCAGGCACCAGAAGGGGGGACTGAAGCGGTGCCAACACAAGGATGGTATGAACCGACGAGATACGTCTGGAGCAAAAAGGCCGGATGGTTTTCAGCATCCTACGGACCCTTTCGGCGATTTACCGGCGGTGATGCGGAAAAGAAATCTGTCTTCTACACGCATGCCATATTGGGGCGTCACCTCAGCGTTTTTGGAGAGAATGTGGTACTCACCGAATCTCTTGAGTGGCTTAGCCAACTTCGGTTTGAGGAATTGGATAACAATCAGTCTTCAGGCGGATTACTGAAGCGGATCCAGACCTTTATCAATTAGCCGAATTTCCTTCCGCACGGAGTACGGTTTAAGGAGGTGAACTCGAAAGCAGTTGTTTTTCGAAATCCAGAAGGAATGGACATTGATGTGACGCGGCTCAGCGATGGATTCAGGTCCATCTTGAGCATGACTTTTGAGCTTATACGTCAGCCTTCGGCGTGCTATGGATCTTACGAACTGTTCAAAGATATGGGGGATGGCTCGGTCGTGGTAAAGCTCCGGGGGGGGCTGATTGATGAGGTGGATGCGCACCTGCATCCGACGTGGCAGCGGAAAATTGGCTTTTGGTTTACCAAGCATTTTCCGGAAATTCAGTTCATAGTGACTACACACAGTCCACTGGTCTGCCAGGCGGAGAACCGAAGCATTTTCCGCCTGCCAACACCAGGAAGCGACCAGTCCGATGCTGGATTTGTGACGGGTCCACAACGCGAGAGGCTGATCCATGGGGATGTGCTGGATGCCTATGGCACGGAACTCTTCGGCAAGGAAGTGGACCTGTCCGATGTGGCGAAGGAGAAACTTGAGGAGCTCGCCTTGCTGAACCAGAAAGTTACGCAAGGTGAACTGACGGCATCGGAACAGGCCCAGCAGATTCAGTTAAAACAGGCTTTTTCTGCTCATATCCAGTCACCGTTCTGACCATGCTCCGGCTTCCTGACACTGACCTTGAAAAGGAGCATTCTGACAGCCTTCAAAACTGGCAGGGGCTGGTGGATGCCAAGGCTTCGTTTGGTGAACAGGTGGAAGAGGCGAAGAAGCAGTGTAAGACTAAAAATGATGTTAATAATCCAACGTTCCGAGCGGTCCGTTCCGGCTTGGTGCAGATGCACGGTGACTTGATCCGTTGTGCTCATTGTGAATACTCTCGCACAAATGAAGTTGAGCATATCTACCCCAAAACCATTTATCCCAATCGTGTCTTTAACTGGCTGAACTACACATATGCATGTCGTACGTGCAATGGACCTAAAGACCACAAGTTTGCCTCATTTTTGACTTCCGGTCAGGAATTGGATGTGACGCCGTCAAAGCGCTAGCCCGCAGGGTGGATTGCAATGCCGCCGCCGGACGGTGAGGCCTTGCTGATTGATCCTCGACGAGAGGATCCATTGGATTTTCTGTGAAGGGCGTTTTGAGCCTGAAAAGGTCAGGCTCTCATGACTGTGTCTTGCACCTCGCCGTGAGCCGCGTTACACGCCCGCATGCGTGGCTTTTTTGCTCTCCTTTTACTCACTGCGCCAGCCTGGGCAGACACCCTCGTTCAGGTCCGTCCTGCAGGCTCCATCGCTACGCTTCAGGCTGCCGTAGATCATGTCCGGCAGCTTCGTGAGGCAGGGGAAACGGGCACTGTGCGGGTGCAGATCGGGGCAGGGGATTATTTCCTTGCCGAGCCTCTTAAACTCACGGCTGAGGACAGCGGCACGGCCACCGGCCCCACGGTTTATGAGGCGGAAAAAGAGGCGCAGGTCACCCTCACCGGCGGGCAGGTCATCACGGGCTGGAAACACGGCTCTGACGGCCTCTGGCAAACGGGTGTCAAAGGCCGTTTCGAGCAGCTTTGGGTCAATGGCCGCCGAGCGGTCCGCGCCCGCACGCCGAATGCCACCGGCAACCGGCCGGGTGCGGTCGGGGGATATTTCAATGCCAAGTCCCAGGCCTCCGACGATACTTTCACGGGCCTGAAACGTCCCCAATACGAAACCTTTGTCGCCCGGCCTGCGGACTATCAGATCCTCAAGGACATTCCCAAAGGGGAACTTGTGGATGTCCTCCTCACCGCCATGCAGACCTGGACCGTCGGTCAGTGCCGCATCCAGGAGCTGAACGATGCCGCGCGTGCCATCCGCATCGTCGGCTCCTCCCGTTATCCCTTTGTCCAGAACGAGCCTGACCAGCGCTGGTATGTCGAAAACTTCCGCGCTGCCCTGGATGCGCCTGGCGAGTGGTTCCTGGACCGCAGCGGCCAGCTTTTTTACAAACCGCTGCCGGGTGAGGACATGGCCCAAGCGGTGGTCATCGCCCCGGTCACGGAGAAACTGCTCATCCTTGATGGGGCGCAGCATCTGCGGTTCGAGGGACTGACCTTTGCCCACACGCAGCATCTTTATGGACCCTCCGGTCATCATGATGGCCAGGCGGCTGCCAGTGTCGGTGCGGCCATTGAGCTGGACCGCTCCCAGCACATCCATTTTCAAAGTTGTGAAATCAAACACACTGGTGGTTATGCCATCTGGTTCCGCACGGCCTGCTCGCACAGCAGCCTCACCCACAGCCATCTTCATGACCTGGGTGGCGGCGGTGTGCGCCTGGGTGATATCAAGATGCCGGATGATGCCAGCCTCACTCATCACATCACCGTGGATGACTGCATCATCCATCATGGGGGCCGCCTTTTCCCCAGCGCCTGCGGCATTTTCCTGGCGCATGCGGCGGACTGCGAGATCACGCACAATGACATTGGCGACTTCTTTTACACCGGCATCAGCGCCGGGTGGGTGTGGGGCTACAAGCACAGCCCTTCCAAGCGCAACCGGCTGGATTATAATCACATCCACCACCTCGGGTGGGGCGTGCTGAGCGACATGGGCGGCTTTTACGGCCTGGGCCGCAGCGAGGGGACCACGGTGAATCACAATCACATCCACGATGTCGGCAGCTACCGTTACGGCGGCTGGGGTCTCTACACGGATGAAGGCAGCACGGGCGTGACGATGATGCATAACGTGGTGCATGACACGAG encodes:
- a CDS encoding AAA family ATPase, with translation MHIKSVKIQNIRSFPSLDRELQGSKLSGWHVIIGDNGAGKSTFLRSIALALCGT
- a CDS encoding AAA family ATPase, which translates into the protein MNSKAVVFRNPEGMDIDVTRLSDGFRSILSMTFELIRQPSACYGSYELFKDMGDGSVVVKLRGGLIDEVDAHLHPTWQRKIGFWFTKHFPEIQFIVTTHSPLVCQAENRSIFRLPTPGSDQSDAGFVTGPQRERLIHGDVLDAYGTELFGKEVDLSDVAKEKLEELALLNQKVTQGELTASEQAQQIQLKQAFSAHIQSPF
- a CDS encoding NADP-dependent isocitrate dehydrogenase codes for the protein MSAQPTIIYTKTDEAPALATYSLLPIVEAFTKSSGIRVELRDISLAGRIIATFADVLKAEQRIPDELGYLGKLCLEPTTNIIKLPNISASVPQLKAAVAELQALGYALPDYPENAQTDAEKETKARYAKVMGSAVNPVLREGNSDRRAPKAVKDYAKKHPHSMGKWASDSKTRVGTMGGKGDFFSNEKSVTVAEATDVKIEFVSVDGTSKVLKESTPLKAGEILDGTFMSKAALVDFLADQIAEAKKDGVLFSLHMKATMMKVSDPIIFGRAVEVFFQDLIAKHAATLQELGVDFRNGFGDLVGKLDRLPAEKKAEIEADIAAAYASGPALSMVNSDKGITNLHVPSDVIVDASMPAMIRAGGKVWDAQGRTGDTLAVIPDSSYAGVYQAVIDFCKANGALDPKTMGSVPNVGLMAQAAEEYGSHNKTFEIPGKGTVKVTDKDGKVLFSHEVEQGDIWRACQTKDAPVQDWVKLAVNRARATGSPAVFWLDKARAHDAQIIAKVETYLKDHDTTGLDIRILAPAEACTFSLERIVKGEDTISVTGNVLRDYLTDLFPILEVGTSAKMLSIVPLMNGGGLFETGAGGSAPKHVQQFTEENYLRWDSLGEFFALAASFEHLAETFKLAKAKVLADTLDTATGKFLEFDRSPGRKLGTIDNRGSHFYLALYWAQALAEQTGDTELQAQFKPIAEELTANEDKIVQELLAVQGKAVDIGGYYKPCDEKASEALRPSATLNEILAKV
- a CDS encoding right-handed parallel beta-helix repeat-containing protein gives rise to the protein MRGFFALLLLTAPAWADTLVQVRPAGSIATLQAAVDHVRQLREAGETGTVRVQIGAGDYFLAEPLKLTAEDSGTATGPTVYEAEKEAQVTLTGGQVITGWKHGSDGLWQTGVKGRFEQLWVNGRRAVRARTPNATGNRPGAVGGYFNAKSQASDDTFTGLKRPQYETFVARPADYQILKDIPKGELVDVLLTAMQTWTVGQCRIQELNDAARAIRIVGSSRYPFVQNEPDQRWYVENFRAALDAPGEWFLDRSGQLFYKPLPGEDMAQAVVIAPVTEKLLILDGAQHLRFEGLTFAHTQHLYGPSGHHDGQAAASVGAAIELDRSQHIHFQSCEIKHTGGYAIWFRTACSHSSLTHSHLHDLGGGGVRLGDIKMPDDASLTHHITVDDCIIHHGGRLFPSACGIFLAHAADCEITHNDIGDFFYTGISAGWVWGYKHSPSKRNRLDYNHIHHLGWGVLSDMGGFYGLGRSEGTTVNHNHIHDVGSYRYGGWGLYTDEGSTGVTMMHNVVHDTSESTFHQHYGKWNQISHNVFAYGRKAQIQRTRPETHASFAYENNVVIYETAKLLDGTSYNWDTGSYEMRNNVYWNSAGLPVIFQDTDLAGWQAKGHDEGSVVADPLFVDAAKRDFRLKKESPALKMGFMPGDVKKAGVRTDGEWRKLATSLSFPDFWEQSKPWPLPLYEINEDFEHMGLSFPVLPRQEVRWQNKGDGIFVAEDQAASGRRSLKFTDAPGLKPTYDPHLVLKPDFKEGQITVAFQLRMEKTAKFFIECRNSGEPYLTGPSLAFENGLVIERRSQKKLALPADTWVRIEMTALLGEKNPGTWSVKITPTSQPAQEFKDLPCDPGWNEFTWLGFVSTATEKVAFWVDDLVVRGEK